The following proteins are co-located in the Rubidibacter lacunae KORDI 51-2 genome:
- the rimM gene encoding ribosome maturation factor RimM (Essential for efficient processing of 16S rRNA) encodes MQSGETGNNRTTAVPQEWLEVGKIVGVRGLRGEVRVLPSTDFPERFEVPGPRWLQTERSSAPHSFELERGQLLPGKNIYIVKFAGVDDREGAEALRGARVLVPASDRPELAADEYHVADLIGLDVVLQATGESIGVVVDLYEAGNDLLEIELRAPSDSSDTAAKRSPPTVLVPFVKAIVPVVDIAAGRLELDPPTGLLAIDRR; translated from the coding sequence ATGCAATCTGGCGAGACGGGCAACAATCGAACGACGGCCGTACCGCAGGAATGGCTGGAAGTCGGCAAAATCGTTGGCGTGCGGGGTTTGCGCGGAGAAGTACGCGTGTTACCGAGCACGGATTTTCCCGAGCGCTTTGAAGTGCCGGGTCCGCGTTGGCTGCAAACGGAACGCTCGTCCGCACCGCACTCGTTCGAGCTGGAACGCGGGCAGCTATTGCCGGGTAAAAACATCTATATCGTAAAGTTTGCCGGTGTCGACGATCGCGAGGGCGCCGAGGCGCTGCGCGGGGCGCGGGTGCTAGTCCCCGCCAGCGACCGCCCGGAACTGGCAGCAGACGAATATCATGTTGCCGATTTAATCGGGCTCGACGTCGTGTTGCAGGCTACGGGCGAATCGATCGGGGTTGTGGTCGATCTGTACGAAGCCGGCAACGACTTGCTCGAGATCGAGTTGCGTGCCCCATCGGACTCAAGCGATACCGCAGCGAAGCGATCGCCGCCGACCGTCCTCGTTCCCTTCGTGAAGGCGATCGTCCCTGTCGTCGATATCGCGGCCGGCCGGCTGGAACTCGATCCGCCAACCGGGTTGTTGGCGATCGACCGTCGCTGA